Proteins encoded by one window of Coriobacteriia bacterium:
- a CDS encoding radical SAM protein: protein MANLSITRRCERDCSFCFAAEERVLKPLDMPAETFERALDFLERSDIPDARLLGGEPTLHPAFIALAERARERGFALTVMTGGLVSDDALVYLASLSPRDLTLYLNSAVPGVDSDSLVAAQERVCDALRDRVEIGMTLVSAESDMGFLLERVDRHGLRRSVRVGVAHPIAGGANTSVVTSDLRAVGVTIEAFVAQAEARGVSVGFDCGITPCMFSDEFAVTHPEVIKSVGTRCGPIIDVLPEGDTIACYALASIARMPLDRCATRDELITAFVEALGDGLPELFEECATCAFRPAGRCTGGCRARRMAGDA from the coding sequence GTGGCGAACCTCTCTATCACCCGCCGGTGTGAGCGTGACTGCAGCTTTTGTTTTGCGGCCGAGGAGCGTGTTCTCAAGCCGCTCGACATGCCTGCGGAGACCTTTGAGCGCGCGCTCGACTTCCTGGAGCGCTCGGACATTCCCGATGCGCGGCTTCTCGGTGGCGAGCCGACGTTGCACCCGGCGTTCATCGCGCTGGCGGAGCGTGCGCGTGAGCGCGGCTTCGCGCTCACGGTGATGACCGGCGGCCTCGTGAGCGATGATGCGCTTGTGTATCTAGCGTCGCTATCGCCGCGGGACCTGACGCTCTACCTCAACTCGGCGGTGCCGGGCGTGGATAGTGACTCGCTCGTTGCTGCGCAGGAGCGTGTTTGCGATGCGTTGCGAGATCGCGTCGAGATCGGTATGACGCTTGTCTCGGCGGAGAGTGATATGGGCTTCCTCCTGGAACGCGTCGACCGACATGGCTTGCGGCGCAGTGTGCGAGTGGGCGTGGCGCACCCTATCGCAGGCGGTGCGAACACCAGCGTAGTGACGAGTGACCTGCGCGCGGTGGGTGTGACGATCGAGGCGTTCGTGGCGCAGGCAGAGGCGCGCGGGGTCAGCGTCGGCTTCGACTGCGGCATCACGCCGTGCATGTTCTCCGATGAGTTCGCGGTGACTCATCCGGAGGTCATCAAGAGCGTGGGCACGCGCTGCGGGCCGATCATCGATGTGCTGCCCGAGGGCGACACGATCGCATGCTACGCGCTTGCATCGATCGCGCGGATGCCGCTCGACCGATGCGCCACCCGCGACGAGCTGATCACCGCCTTCGTCGAGGCACTGGGCGACGGACTGCCAGAACTCTTCGAGGAGTGCGCGACGTGCGCGTTTCGCCCTGCCGGGCGTTGTACGGGCGGTTGTCGGGCGCGCCGGATGGCCGGGGACGCGTGA
- a CDS encoding radical SAM protein codes for MSVRPPHVDPTEMYVLPLADRWLVFAPATWSVAVVNHTALGELAQCCEPGHVAPSLESLELWQTLTIAPAQASRYRPQDVGKLVIMPTRACNISCVHCDFGCPDASLTVLDPQLAYPLIDRVLAHTVRDRESVMRVHFFGGEPLVARRSVEAIVAYTRRACAKAHVTPWFELTTNGVCSPEAVKFLGDEIDSVVVSLDGDEALHNGLRRHRDGRGTYAEVAETIRQLSRYPCELCLRMCVTDHSVEALPRLAERFCTEFDISVLAFETLAETPGSAEAGLYAPDPYAFALNFMQAESIGAEHGVRVVHGPSELEGPRSTSCPLGTGSLMLWPDGAITGCYLEPERWRSRGLELSFGNVDEAGVVHVDERQIAKIDKKLERKPRCERCFCRYTCAGGCRVEQTPPRCSRFYDERCRAIRLITASRLLLGIDATEEAAALLVNEMAAAGLASNADDRLHSWAKVV; via the coding sequence ATGAGCGTGCGGCCACCGCATGTAGACCCCACTGAGATGTATGTGCTCCCGCTCGCGGACCGCTGGCTCGTCTTCGCGCCTGCCACGTGGAGTGTGGCCGTGGTGAACCACACGGCGCTTGGCGAACTCGCGCAATGCTGCGAACCTGGTCACGTTGCGCCATCACTCGAGTCGCTTGAGCTGTGGCAGACGCTGACGATCGCGCCAGCCCAGGCGTCCCGGTACCGCCCACAGGATGTCGGCAAGCTCGTGATCATGCCAACACGCGCCTGCAACATCAGTTGCGTTCACTGCGACTTCGGCTGCCCCGACGCGTCGCTCACGGTACTCGATCCCCAACTCGCCTATCCACTGATCGATCGCGTACTGGCCCACACGGTTCGCGACCGCGAGTCAGTCATGCGTGTCCACTTCTTCGGGGGCGAGCCGCTTGTCGCGCGGCGCTCGGTCGAGGCGATCGTCGCCTACACGCGGCGCGCATGCGCGAAGGCGCACGTCACGCCGTGGTTCGAGCTCACCACGAACGGCGTCTGCAGCCCCGAAGCCGTGAAGTTTCTCGGCGATGAGATAGACTCCGTGGTCGTTTCCCTGGACGGCGACGAGGCGCTCCACAACGGCCTGCGTCGACACCGCGATGGACGTGGGACGTACGCCGAGGTCGCCGAGACGATCCGCCAGCTGAGCCGCTACCCGTGCGAACTGTGTCTGCGCATGTGCGTCACGGATCACTCGGTTGAGGCATTGCCACGTCTTGCCGAGCGGTTCTGCACGGAGTTCGACATCAGCGTGCTCGCGTTCGAGACGCTGGCCGAGACACCCGGTTCGGCCGAGGCGGGACTCTACGCGCCTGACCCGTACGCGTTCGCGCTGAACTTCATGCAGGCCGAGTCGATCGGTGCCGAGCACGGCGTTCGCGTGGTACACGGGCCGTCCGAACTCGAGGGTCCCCGTTCGACGTCGTGTCCGCTCGGCACGGGCTCGCTCATGCTGTGGCCGGACGGCGCCATCACCGGGTGCTATCTCGAGCCCGAGCGTTGGCGTTCGCGTGGACTGGAACTGTCGTTCGGCAACGTGGATGAGGCGGGCGTCGTGCACGTCGATGAGCGGCAGATCGCGAAGATCGACAAGAAGCTGGAGCGGAAGCCGCGCTGCGAACGCTGCTTCTGCCGCTACACGTGTGCAGGCGGCTGCCGAGTGGAGCAGACCCCGCCGCGCTGCAGCCGGTTTTACGACGAGCGATGCCGGGCGATCCGCCTGATCACGGCGAGTCGGCTGCTGCTGGGCATTGATGCAACAGAGGAGGCCGCCGCACTGCTGGTGAACGAGATGGCCGCCGCGGGCCTCGCCTCCAACGCCGACGACAGGCTGCACTCGTGGGCGAAGGTCGTGTGA
- a CDS encoding radical SAM protein, translating to MGADVAFQPECLTLFLNNRCNLACRYCHSGASAVQEPVLSNEAVADAARIVAASCNERGLPMTLVLHGGGEPLLDSDDAARVLGIVRVQTESAGVPLTTYVATNGVLAEATMRWAAAEFDLLGLSCDGPPDVQDAQRPRRGGGATSTDVERSASILRECGARFHVRATVTAATLRRQQEVIDYAIDVLGPTEIRLEPVYENASGMSGLLAEDAPAFVEGFLDARRYGTERGTVVTTSMLRPDEPHGPYCNVLRHVVNLAPGDFATGCFVESRAQDAHERGVRVGGIGPSGRFVLDAERIRALSETCGLVPDECTGCPIAHSCSRGCPDVCALDTGAARHLRDTFRCRAQRLLAMEVVSV from the coding sequence ATGGGTGCCGACGTTGCGTTCCAGCCGGAGTGTCTGACCCTGTTCCTCAACAACCGCTGCAACCTTGCTTGCCGCTACTGCCATTCGGGGGCTTCGGCGGTGCAGGAGCCCGTGCTCTCGAACGAAGCGGTGGCCGACGCAGCCCGGATCGTCGCCGCGTCGTGCAACGAGCGCGGCCTGCCCATGACGCTCGTCTTGCACGGCGGCGGTGAGCCACTGCTTGACTCGGATGATGCGGCACGCGTTCTCGGAATCGTGCGCGTGCAGACCGAGAGCGCCGGGGTGCCACTCACCACTTACGTTGCCACCAATGGCGTACTGGCCGAGGCAACCATGCGATGGGCCGCGGCGGAGTTCGATCTTCTCGGCCTGTCGTGTGATGGGCCTCCCGATGTCCAGGACGCGCAACGCCCGCGTCGCGGTGGCGGTGCGACCTCGACGGACGTCGAGCGGAGTGCGTCGATCTTGCGGGAGTGTGGTGCGCGCTTCCACGTGCGCGCAACGGTCACCGCGGCGACGCTGCGGCGGCAACAGGAAGTGATCGACTACGCCATCGACGTGCTCGGTCCCACCGAGATACGCCTCGAGCCCGTCTATGAGAACGCGTCAGGGATGTCGGGCCTTCTGGCCGAGGACGCCCCAGCGTTCGTGGAGGGCTTTCTTGATGCCAGGCGCTACGGCACCGAACGCGGCACCGTGGTGACGACGTCGATGCTCCGGCCCGACGAGCCGCACGGCCCGTACTGCAACGTACTTCGTCACGTGGTCAATCTGGCACCGGGCGACTTCGCCACGGGATGCTTCGTGGAGTCGAGGGCCCAAGACGCGCACGAGCGCGGCGTGCGCGTCGGCGGCATCGGCCCGTCCGGGCGCTTCGTGCTGGACGCAGAGCGGATCCGGGCTCTGAGCGAAACGTGCGGCCTCGTGCCCGATGAATGCACGGGATGTCCCATCGCACACTCCTGCTCGCGCGGATGCCCTGACGTGTGCGCACTGGATACGGGCGCCGCACGGCACCTTCGCGACACCTTCCGCTGCCGTGCACAGCGGCTACTCGCGATGGAGGTGGTCAGCGTATGA
- a CDS encoding SPASM domain-containing protein, whose translation MSISWQPLGETTFLIARGSGLPLLYAPLQGLIMEVNDAYAVCFREALAGDADAAHAIGVEPMMLDRLTAVSPKALKKFNPTWPDSFEPTAVTLFLTHKCTLRCTYCYCEGGTGSDIDWPVLEASVRFALGNAVRLGRDLTVAFHGGDVGARWPLFTRAVEFIEATAAEANVNVLMNIGTNGFYSEPQAAFIAQHMRSATVSIDGLPEVHDRCRVTPGTEPSLGTVLGSVRIFEKHGLPYSIRMTVTAEALPLLAESVEFLCEHSRASIIRAEPLYLRGRASASGLDAPEPHAFVEAFRTASTVAQRYGRRLTYSGARPAGVVPAFCSYPDPTFGVTPDGDLTCCYEVLHPDDPLSKEFFYGHVDADGSAIHTDGARIAAIRDGAAQRRAGCAECFCVFACAGDCAAKAFDGGRVAGETSGRCEITRALVLDMLESALGGA comes from the coding sequence ATGAGTATCTCCTGGCAGCCGCTCGGTGAGACGACCTTCCTCATCGCGCGCGGCTCGGGTCTGCCGTTGCTGTACGCACCGCTTCAGGGCCTCATCATGGAGGTCAACGACGCGTACGCCGTGTGTTTTCGTGAAGCATTGGCCGGGGACGCCGACGCGGCGCATGCGATAGGTGTCGAGCCGATGATGTTGGATCGCCTGACGGCCGTGTCGCCCAAGGCGCTCAAGAAATTCAACCCCACGTGGCCGGATTCCTTCGAGCCCACGGCCGTCACGCTCTTCCTCACACACAAGTGCACGCTGCGCTGCACGTACTGCTACTGCGAGGGCGGCACGGGAAGCGACATCGACTGGCCGGTGCTCGAGGCGTCTGTCCGTTTCGCCCTGGGCAATGCGGTTCGGCTCGGCCGCGATCTCACTGTGGCGTTCCACGGCGGGGACGTCGGTGCGCGCTGGCCCTTGTTCACGCGTGCCGTGGAGTTCATTGAAGCAACCGCCGCCGAGGCGAACGTGAATGTCCTGATGAACATCGGCACGAACGGCTTCTACTCAGAACCGCAGGCAGCGTTCATTGCACAGCACATGCGAAGCGCCACTGTCTCGATCGACGGCTTGCCTGAGGTGCACGACCGATGCCGGGTGACACCTGGCACAGAGCCCTCATTGGGGACCGTTCTCGGTTCGGTGCGCATCTTCGAGAAACACGGGCTCCCGTACTCGATCAGGATGACTGTGACCGCCGAGGCCCTCCCGCTTCTGGCCGAGAGTGTCGAATTCCTGTGCGAGCACTCGCGGGCGAGCATCATTCGGGCCGAGCCGCTCTATCTGCGGGGCCGCGCGAGTGCCTCGGGTCTGGACGCGCCCGAACCACACGCGTTCGTCGAGGCCTTTCGGACAGCTAGTACCGTCGCACAGCGATACGGCCGTCGACTCACCTACTCGGGTGCGCGGCCTGCCGGTGTAGTCCCCGCATTCTGCTCCTATCCTGATCCGACATTCGGTGTCACGCCCGACGGCGACCTCACATGCTGCTATGAGGTCTTGCACCCCGATGACCCGCTGTCCAAGGAGTTCTTCTACGGTCATGTCGATGCGGACGGCTCGGCTATCCACACGGATGGCGCCAGGATCGCTGCTATCCGCGATGGCGCCGCGCAGCGTCGCGCCGGCTGCGCCGAGTGTTTCTGTGTGTTCGCATGTGCCGGCGACTGTGCGGCCAAGGCGTTCGACGGAGGAAGGGTCGCAGGGGAGACCTCCGGGCGCTGCGAAATCACGCGTGCGCTCGTGCTGGACATGCTCGAATCTGCACTTGGCGGCGCATGA
- a CDS encoding SRPBCC family protein — translation MQARASVLVACSPETAFAFIADTANDHRWRSHLVSSRGRATAVGDRIVQTYSAEGRSGTVELEVSEYAPPERLGYVMHKPARARFSFQCRPEGDGTRVSMAISANLTGPAALFEGRAQTEADRVLKTDLGQLKQALEAGA, via the coding sequence ATGCAGGCTCGAGCGAGCGTTCTCGTGGCGTGCTCTCCGGAGACCGCCTTCGCGTTCATCGCCGACACCGCCAACGACCATCGCTGGCGCAGCCACCTCGTTTCCTCTCGCGGGCGCGCTACCGCCGTGGGCGACCGCATCGTGCAGACGTACTCTGCCGAGGGCAGGTCGGGCACGGTCGAGCTCGAGGTGAGCGAATACGCGCCACCCGAGCGGCTCGGCTACGTGATGCACAAGCCGGCGCGCGCTCGTTTCTCGTTTCAGTGCAGGCCGGAAGGCGACGGCACGCGGGTCAGCATGGCGATCTCCGCGAACCTCACGGGTCCGGCTGCGCTTTTCGAGGGTCGAGCGCAGACCGAAGCCGACCGCGTTCTCAAGACCGACCTGGGCCAACTGAAGCAGGCGCTCGAAGCCGGGGCGTAA
- a CDS encoding NrtA/SsuA/CpmA family ABC transporter substrate-binding protein produces the protein MRPVRCGSPRYVLAVALCCALVAPLAACEDEAPPPTDTRSVRLGVSKESLNALAYIARDEKLFDDVGLEVELVEHDSAQAAFEAMMAGEVDAALCADTPIVTAAIEGEPFNVIATVATDNNDLKVVARASAGIATASDLRGRRVGTRQGTAAHFFLHVLLTKYGMNDTDVDVRFDSFESVTAALIEGDLDAVSLRQPFIAQLETALGDDFVLIEEEGIYGKTMNLCVLADEQGADAEVQRRLVEAFILAEKAGVADTSGRIVANVASDIGIESHDICSCIITRGAVELEQSLVLNLEDQVRWAMESGLATAETPPDVLSFIDPGPLDAVAPERVTLVR, from the coding sequence GTGCGCCCGGTCCGTTGTGGCTCTCCCAGGTATGTCCTCGCGGTGGCGCTCTGCTGCGCTCTCGTGGCGCCGCTGGCGGCCTGCGAGGACGAGGCGCCGCCGCCCACCGATACCCGCAGCGTCAGGCTTGGTGTGAGCAAGGAGTCGCTCAACGCGCTCGCCTACATAGCGCGTGACGAGAAGCTGTTCGACGACGTCGGCCTCGAGGTCGAACTCGTCGAGCACGACAGCGCGCAGGCTGCGTTCGAGGCGATGATGGCTGGCGAGGTCGACGCGGCCCTGTGCGCCGACACGCCCATCGTGACGGCCGCGATCGAGGGCGAGCCGTTCAACGTGATCGCAACGGTCGCCACCGACAACAACGACCTCAAAGTCGTCGCCAGGGCCAGCGCGGGTATCGCGACGGCGTCGGACCTTCGCGGGAGGCGCGTGGGCACCCGCCAGGGCACGGCGGCCCACTTCTTCCTCCACGTGCTGCTGACGAAGTACGGCATGAACGACACGGACGTCGACGTGCGCTTCGATTCGTTCGAGAGCGTCACCGCGGCGCTGATCGAGGGGGACCTCGACGCGGTTTCGCTCCGACAGCCGTTCATCGCGCAGTTGGAGACCGCCCTCGGCGATGACTTCGTGCTCATCGAAGAAGAAGGCATCTACGGCAAGACGATGAACCTCTGCGTGCTCGCCGATGAGCAAGGCGCCGACGCCGAAGTCCAGCGTCGGCTCGTCGAAGCATTCATTCTGGCCGAGAAGGCCGGGGTGGCGGACACATCCGGACGCATCGTGGCGAACGTGGCCTCGGACATCGGCATCGAGTCCCACGACATCTGTTCCTGCATCATCACCCGTGGCGCGGTGGAACTCGAGCAGTCCCTGGTCCTCAACCTGGAAGACCAGGTGCGGTGGGCGATGGAGTCGGGCCTCGCCACAGCCGAGACACCACCTGACGTGTTGTCGTTCATCGATCCCGGTCCGCTCGATGCGGTCGCTCCGGAGCGGGTGACTCTCGTTCGATGA
- a CDS encoding ATP-binding protein, which produces MRISTRIRLSAVFAVVIAAIAGVVLLVGLQSVNTAIGRGSEVTESLNDTFELSMLTTDYLINYEPRAERQWHEKQDKLSSVLAGLEVTSDADAALVASMNEDLEQAHAAFAEIALAHEGRLAGEIPADVAFELESRLTSRLLVLMQSIVSDAVVLADHASDSAQSAEQLTITVVLLVSGLGVLTMIIIGISADRAIIKPLEELRKAASRVGRGNLDVRSGIVREDEVGEFAVAFDGMVTSLQESYVMLQNEIGERRRAEEALHEYKDHLEQTVQERTSELIVLNEDLQSATRAKDDFLASMSHELRTPLNSVIGFTDLMLKGRTGELNDEQHRQIHMVNQAGKQLLSLVNDVLELSRIDAGAAPVAAAPFDPCDAVRRLVEMMTPAAEAKNLGLTYVSAEGLPAEIVSDRGKVDQIMLNLIANAIKFTPEGSVTVTVRPADPETIAYDVRDTGIGIPAEETERIFEHFHQVQAGPLSEAGTGLGLAISRRLAEVLGGHLNVASEVGEGSTFTLELPVGHDGAEAGE; this is translated from the coding sequence ATGAGGATCAGCACCCGGATCAGATTGAGCGCGGTCTTCGCCGTGGTTATCGCCGCCATAGCGGGGGTCGTGCTGCTCGTCGGTCTGCAGTCGGTGAACACCGCGATCGGCCGCGGCTCGGAGGTGACGGAGTCGCTCAACGACACGTTCGAGCTCTCGATGCTCACCACCGACTACCTCATCAACTACGAGCCGCGTGCAGAACGGCAGTGGCACGAGAAGCAGGACAAGCTGAGTTCTGTGCTCGCCGGGCTCGAGGTCACTTCGGACGCTGATGCTGCGCTCGTCGCCTCCATGAACGAAGATCTCGAGCAGGCCCACGCTGCGTTCGCCGAGATCGCGCTGGCGCACGAGGGCCGCCTGGCGGGCGAGATACCCGCAGACGTTGCGTTCGAGCTGGAGTCGCGACTGACGTCACGGCTCCTCGTGCTGATGCAGTCGATCGTCTCCGATGCGGTCGTGCTCGCGGATCACGCGAGCGACTCGGCCCAGTCGGCCGAGCAGCTCACGATCACGGTCGTGCTGCTCGTCTCCGGCCTCGGCGTGCTGACGATGATCATCATCGGCATCTCGGCGGATCGCGCGATCATCAAACCGCTCGAGGAGCTGCGGAAGGCCGCGTCGCGGGTGGGCCGAGGGAATCTCGACGTGCGCAGTGGGATCGTCCGCGAGGACGAGGTGGGCGAGTTCGCCGTGGCCTTCGACGGCATGGTGACGAGCCTCCAGGAGTCCTACGTCATGCTCCAGAACGAGATCGGCGAGCGCCGCCGTGCCGAGGAGGCGCTCCACGAGTACAAGGACCACCTGGAGCAGACGGTGCAGGAGCGCACGAGCGAGCTCATCGTGCTGAACGAGGACCTGCAGAGCGCAACCCGAGCCAAGGACGACTTCCTGGCCTCGATGAGTCATGAGTTGCGAACGCCGCTCAACTCGGTCATCGGGTTCACCGACCTGATGCTCAAAGGCCGCACCGGAGAGCTCAACGACGAGCAGCATCGCCAGATCCACATGGTGAACCAGGCCGGCAAGCAGCTACTGTCGCTCGTGAACGACGTCCTCGAGCTCAGCCGCATCGATGCGGGGGCGGCACCGGTCGCCGCGGCGCCGTTCGACCCCTGCGACGCGGTCCGCCGGCTCGTGGAGATGATGACTCCCGCCGCCGAGGCGAAGAACCTCGGCCTTACCTACGTGAGCGCCGAGGGACTGCCTGCCGAGATCGTCTCGGACAGAGGCAAGGTCGATCAGATCATGCTGAACCTCATCGCAAACGCGATTAAGTTCACGCCCGAAGGCAGCGTCACCGTCACCGTGCGACCGGCCGACCCGGAGACGATCGCGTATGACGTGCGAGACACCGGGATCGGCATACCCGCCGAGGAGACCGAGCGGATCTTCGAGCACTTCCACCAGGTGCAGGCGGGCCCCCTGAGCGAGGCCGGCACCGGCCTCGGCCTGGCGATCTCGCGTCGACTCGCCGAGGTCCTCGGGGGGCATCTTAACGTTGCGAGCGAGGTGGGCGAGGGCTCGACATTCACTCTCGAGCTGCCTGTTGGACATGACGGCGCTGAAGCCGGGGAGTGA
- a CDS encoding S8 family serine peptidase — protein MQRLRYLSLALAVCLAVAPASTAAAVEAGAGAPSAVRASASPAVSATQVVIRPRSSAGMKALETRLKRDGATVLERSKDGESLLVEVPEGHGSAQYARDIAAAVPTEVAQPLGYVHASAVPSDPDYSLQWGLPAIGAPAAWDRSWGEADVVVAVIDSGVDLDQPDLVDQIVAGGWDYVGDDGVPDDVLGHGTHVAGIVVAEANNGVLGSGTAPGCRILPMRVLDATGNGNTFDVSEAIYDATDLGVDVINMSLGSSSQDDYVSLAVAYALAHDVVVVAAAGNCNPTRLSNVEYPAREPGVIAVGAIQNTTPYTIASFSQDGADLDVVAPGVYIYSTVMGTVGQYWQGTSMATPFVAGTAALMRSADPTATQAEIAAALTATATDLGTAGRDNTYGYGLIQADDAIEYVDGIPFTTLTTDVSPAASGWYLTAPHITLTPDEPATTYYAWDGGGESVYGTPLTAAEGEHTLSYRSVDAESNAEVARSQLFKVDTADPTVPAGLTATATSSSAVSLSWSAATDATSGVARYRVYRNGTWIASPTSLTYSATGLAPETTYSFTVSAVDVAGNESASSSAENATTLKAVPAITTTSLAAGLKGRPYAVTLAATGGTPITWTVSAGSLPADLALSPTGVISGTPSESGSFTFTAKAENTGGSDTQVLTLVVARVAAPVYRFYNVTNGTHFFTDSAAEADMVAATWSNVFRYEGVAYATDPANNTQPLYRFYNRASGSHFYTASLAEANTILARWSNVYTLDGQTYAVNPVPVAGSVPVYRFYNLRNGSHFYTASEEERNLVIAQWSATYQYEGPAFWLGQ, from the coding sequence ATGCAGCGTTTGCGGTACCTGTCACTCGCGCTGGCGGTCTGTCTGGCCGTGGCGCCCGCCTCCACGGCGGCCGCCGTGGAGGCGGGCGCAGGCGCGCCGAGTGCGGTCAGGGCTTCCGCGTCGCCTGCCGTCTCTGCCACACAGGTCGTCATCCGACCGCGCTCGTCTGCGGGGATGAAAGCGCTCGAGACGCGTCTCAAGCGCGATGGCGCAACCGTCCTGGAGCGCTCGAAGGACGGCGAGAGCCTGCTCGTGGAGGTGCCCGAGGGCCACGGTTCGGCGCAGTACGCGCGTGACATCGCTGCAGCTGTCCCCACCGAAGTCGCCCAGCCGCTCGGCTACGTGCATGCCTCGGCAGTGCCGAGCGACCCCGACTACTCGCTGCAGTGGGGTCTGCCGGCGATCGGCGCACCTGCGGCGTGGGACCGCTCCTGGGGCGAAGCCGACGTGGTGGTTGCCGTGATCGACAGCGGCGTGGACCTGGATCAGCCGGACCTCGTCGACCAGATCGTCGCGGGTGGATGGGACTACGTGGGCGACGACGGTGTGCCCGATGACGTGCTTGGTCACGGCACGCACGTGGCTGGAATCGTCGTCGCCGAGGCGAACAACGGGGTGCTCGGCAGCGGGACGGCGCCCGGGTGCCGCATCCTCCCGATGCGGGTGTTGGACGCCACCGGCAACGGAAACACATTCGACGTCAGCGAAGCGATCTACGACGCCACTGATCTGGGCGTCGACGTGATCAACATGAGCCTCGGTAGCAGCTCGCAGGACGACTACGTCAGTCTCGCGGTGGCTTACGCGCTCGCACACGATGTGGTCGTGGTCGCTGCGGCGGGGAACTGCAATCCTACCCGGTTGTCCAACGTCGAGTACCCTGCGCGCGAGCCGGGCGTGATCGCGGTAGGCGCGATCCAGAACACCACCCCGTACACCATCGCATCCTTCTCACAAGACGGTGCCGATCTCGATGTCGTCGCCCCCGGCGTGTACATCTATTCGACCGTTATGGGGACGGTGGGCCAGTACTGGCAAGGAACCTCGATGGCCACACCGTTCGTGGCGGGTACCGCCGCGCTCATGCGTTCCGCGGATCCCACGGCCACGCAGGCGGAGATCGCCGCCGCGCTGACCGCCACGGCGACCGATCTGGGGACAGCGGGCCGCGATAACACCTACGGCTACGGGCTCATACAGGCCGATGATGCGATCGAGTACGTCGACGGTATCCCGTTCACCACCCTCACCACCGACGTAAGCCCCGCTGCGTCAGGCTGGTACTTGACGGCGCCGCACATCACCCTCACGCCGGACGAGCCCGCTACCACCTACTACGCATGGGACGGCGGGGGCGAGTCGGTCTACGGCACGCCACTTACTGCTGCCGAGGGCGAGCACACCCTGAGCTACCGCTCCGTGGATGCCGAGAGTAATGCTGAGGTTGCCAGGAGCCAGCTGTTCAAGGTCGACACGGCGGACCCGACGGTCCCTGCCGGCCTCACGGCCACGGCCACCTCTTCAAGTGCGGTCAGCCTGTCATGGAGCGCCGCCACCGACGCCACGAGTGGGGTGGCACGGTATCGGGTGTATCGCAACGGGACGTGGATCGCTTCCCCGACCTCCCTGACCTACTCGGCCACCGGCCTGGCGCCGGAAACCACCTACAGCTTCACTGTCTCGGCCGTGGACGTCGCGGGCAACGAGTCGGCCTCGAGTTCGGCGGAGAACGCCACCACGCTCAAGGCCGTCCCAGCGATCACCACAACGAGTCTCGCCGCCGGTCTCAAGGGTCGGCCCTATGCGGTCACGCTGGCAGCGACCGGCGGGACGCCGATCACCTGGACCGTCTCGGCCGGGAGCCTCCCCGCCGACCTCGCGCTCTCTCCGACGGGAGTCATCAGCGGAACGCCGAGCGAGTCCGGGAGCTTCACGTTCACGGCGAAGGCCGAGAACACGGGCGGGTCGGATACGCAAGTCCTGACGCTCGTAGTCGCGCGCGTCGCGGCGCCGGTCTATCGCTTCTACAACGTCACGAACGGCACGCACTTCTTCACCGACTCGGCCGCCGAGGCAGACATGGTGGCCGCGACCTGGTCGAACGTCTTCCGCTACGAGGGCGTGGCGTACGCGACCGATCCCGCCAACAACACGCAACCGCTGTACCGCTTCTACAACCGCGCGAGCGGGAGCCACTTCTACACCGCGTCGCTCGCCGAGGCCAACACCATCCTTGCGCGCTGGTCCAACGTCTACACGCTCGACGGTCAGACGTACGCGGTGAATCCGGTCCCCGTGGCGGGCAGTGTGCCCGTGTATCGCTTCTACAACCTGCGCAACGGGAGCCACTTCTACACGGCCTCCGAAGAGGAGCGAAATCTCGTGATCGCGCAGTGGTCGGCGACGTATCAGTACGAGGGCCCGGCGTTCTGGCTGGGGCAGTAG